The sequence GCATTATCCATCACAGATAAATCCATAAGCGTAGTCGGCAGTTCCAGAACCATAAGCCGCACTCCCATGTTCTTAATCCGCTGGATCTGTTGCATGGTGTCATACTTGTTTCTTCCCAGTCTGTCCAATTCTGTAACAATCAAAATATCTCCCGGCCGCAGGACATCCTCCACTAAAACGGTATATCTCGGACGATTAAAATTCTTCCCTGTCTCCTGATCCGTAAAAATATTCGTAAGTGCCATCTCATGCTCGTTACAGTACCGCTCAATTTCCTGTATGCCACGGTCAAGATGCTGCTCCTTTGTACTGGTACGGTGATATCCATATATCTGCATCCACATTTCTCCTTTCCATGTCCCAAAATATCCACACTTTTATTGGTATATTTCAAAACTGTGTGTGTAACCTTTTTGAAATATAATCCCTCTTTCCGGAACGTACTTCTAAAATGTATACATTTTGGGATATGTTTCTTTTCTATTTCTGTACGTACCAGAGCCGAAAAGTGCAACAAATATGACAAAAAACTCCCAGAGGATGTTACTCCCCTGAGAGTGGTTGAAACTTATAGCCCACACCTCGGACGGTGCGGATGTAATTCCAGTTCCGTGAATCTACTTTTAACTTTTTACGAAGCTGGCTAATGCAGCACATAACCG comes from Coprococcus phoceensis and encodes:
- a CDS encoding recombinase family protein is translated as MQIYGYHRTSTKEQHLDRGIQEIERYCNEHEMALTNIFTDQETGKNFNRPRYTVLVEDVLRPGDILIVTELDRLGRNKYDTMQQIQRIKNMGVRLMVLELPTTLMDLSVMDNAMARMMLETINNMMLELYASMAQAELEKKEKRQREGIEAKKLRGEWDDYGRPSVMKQETFDENFQSVVSGETTPTQLRKNLGMTHSTFYRYRKTFYEKYPELSNSAN